GAGTGGATGTTTATGTCAAGGTTGAAGAAATTCACTCCAGGCATTCCGGCAATAGCACTTTCACAAGAATGGGACGGACGGACAACCCAAAAACACACCACACCTGTCCTCGGcttggaggcaaaaaaaaagaaaaaaaaaaagtttgttttcccTGACAGGGCCAATGCGTCTGTGGGAACAAGATATTAATCCACCTGACACAAATTGGTTGTGTGCAttgaagttgatttttttttttggaaggcacactttttttccacatgttcTCCATATAATAGGTGAATGTAGATACATCAGTTTTTGCCCTACTctagatttttatttcaatgcCAAACCGGTACTTTTAAAACGATCCCAGTTCCTCAACCAAttcttgaaaaactgaaaaattacaTCAAAGATGCGCTTAGTTCttttgaaatagaaaatgatataataatatattaacatGTTAAAGTACCTAAATATATAAACCTAAGTCACCTAACACACAACactacaataatttaacaataaataactattgttaattaaaaagtaacagCAAAATTAATGTTGATTTGGTATGCTAACCAGAGTCCAGAGgaaaaatatggcattttaaaagtaacctACATTTGTGATATGTTTACGTCCATTTTGGAGTGACAGAGGTAAAATATTTCAGTTGACACATCAAGTGGAACTGAAATGAGGAACTGAAATGTGCGTTCTAATTTGGACCAATTCCTACCGGTTGCGTAGGAACCgggttttggtacccaaccctgtatgtgaccaaaaaaaaagtaccaaaCATCTGAGAAAGTGATCCTGAAGTAGAACACGTTGTTTATCTTTTAGGTCCAGGGTAGTTTCGACCAGATGAATGTAGAATGTCCAAACCGCGTGTCCATGACAGTCAGAGAGGTTGAATGACTGACAGCACATCACCACAGCGACCGCTCACTTTCAGCTCAGCCAGGTGATCTGCTCTCGTGGGCCCAATGTTCAGAATGGCAACTGAGATTTTCAGATCACGTGCTGCCAGTAAAAACCTGTATCCTGAATATACCTGGTGAATAACAGAGAAGGGCACAATTAAATACAAAAGTCCAGAATAAATGTGTTGTAAACTACTTATTTTGACCAAGGTTCTTCATAGATTTTCTTAAATCCTACCTGTAACGATGACCCTACTACTAGCACCGCATCAGATTCTCCCAGTCTGTCGTGCACAAACTGTACCGTCGCTTTGTTCACAGAGTCTCCAAAAAATGTGACCTCAGGCTTTAGTATTCCTCCACATTGCTCACAGGAAGGAACTCTAAAATGGAGGACCTGCTCGTCCTCTATGAAGACATCCCCGTCCGGAGCCACACCGCCCGCCTGTGCTCTCCAGTCTGGGTTCAGTGCTACGAATCGGTTCTGGAGCTCCTCCCTCGCTGAGACGACACCGCAGCCAAGACACATCACCCTGAAGACACATTGAGCAACACAATGAATTTATTGATCCTATAATTCATTGAGATATCTGTTTACAAAACGGTAATGGGGGTTTCATTTTTGGtgttcacagcttaaaaacagatttatttgCAACTTTGTATGTAAGAAATAGAACCTACTGTGTGTAATCTGTTGACACTGGAGCCTGTGGATTATCCAGTGTGACcatgacacattttctttgattGATGTTGCTACTGAACTATTAGATAAAATGtctaagaagaagaagaacaaaactATCTGTGTAGCTGGATACGGTCATTTGGCTGAACCTTTCAATATTCAGCTGTATTTTTACTAATGGTAAATTACCTACTGGCACTATCATTCATGTTTCAACACATCTTATGACTTATCATGCACCAATATGTAACAGTTCTAGCTTTTCCATTAATCctggacaaaagaaaacaattctgAAGACCACAATCTTGACAACTAATCGAGCAGGTTCATGATAAGGATGTCGTGTGTTTCCTCACCTGTGAGCACAGCCGTGGAGCTCAGTCAGTCTTTTCTGTCCCGCCTTTGAATGAAGAGCATCCACATTCTGTGTCACCAGCCAGTGCAGcttgcctctctcctcccactgCTGCAGGGCCTTGTGTGCGGAGTTTGGCTGATGGGTGGAGAACTGTGGCCACCCGAGAAAGTTTCTGGCCCAGTAGCGCTGACGGGACTTTGCACTGCGGACAAACTCTGCATACTGCATGGGTCGTCTGTCAGTGCGAGCATACAGCCCGACGCCCTCCGAGCGGTAATCAGGGATTCCTGACTCCGTGGACAGTCCAGCTCCACTCACAACAAACATGCGCCTGGCTCGGGACACAAagtcctgcagcagctccagggAATGGGCATCAGTGGTGCTGCAGGCGGGTACAAAACTCACCATACCTGCAGGGACTGAGGAGGCCCTCCTCACAGGTGCCGTGTGCATTGTAAGGATCCGCCGTGGCAATCTCATCTACAGCAAGACAAACTGATGATTATAAATAAAACCACACGTTTACACCGCCTGCTCCGCTCCATTTTGCTCCATAGAGGGGCGGTGACAACAAGCGAATGCTAACAGTCAAGAGATAACCATAGAAAGTTAAAGGTGATAACAAGCTGAGAAGCCACACGAAATTCAAGGTAGGTCAGTTAGCTACTGTACCGTATTCGTGAATTATGACGGCGGTTACCGTTACTGTAATAACAGGTACACAACAAAGTGTCAGCAGCTAAACTGTTGGTTGAATAACGTTACATGACAACCTGCAACAGGCTGGCATTAGACGGGATCCTTTGTAACAGTGGCAGAAACAGGAAATACCAAGTTTTACGTAACACTAAACACAGTCGCTATATAGTCTGGGATTTGTAGTCAAGGATTACGgtgttcagttttatttgccATTTTCTGAAGAAATTAACACATATCTTTCAACATCCATGAacgtttttatttccattactGTGCAGACACTAAAATCATAAAATCCCTGTGTTTTGCGATCAATTTTGTGTTGGTATTTACATAATATTACATAAGGTGAGATGAAAATCCTTGATTCTTGATGATAGATTGTACCCACAATGGTTTGAtatctttaaattatttctAAAAGTTATTACTTTACAGAGACACAGGTATAGAAAAAAGATGACTGAAAAACTTTGCACCAACTAATCTCCATGACACACCTTGCATTACATATTGGTGCAAAACATACATtgtgttacaaaaacaaacgAAGTATAATGTATAGTCCTAGCTGTATTCAGCTGCATCACTTCCTGTGAGCTTCAATCTCAAAGTCcttaataaaatatgtgtaaacATGTATATCCTCCAGGGCTGAGGCCATTAATTTCAGAGCTGCTGTGAGACtgacaaacaataataataagcatTGCTTAAAAATGGCATCCCCACATATCTAATGGTCCCTAGTCTTACACTCACTTTGATATGTAATAACAAATACAAGTATATTTTTGgtgcatgtaaaaatgtaacacatgGTTACATTTTTGTATCCTACAAATAGATATTAGATCCATATATTTACAAACGTATTCATGTTGTTTGTATCAATGCTGACTATCATCTCAACTTCTTTGTGAGAGGCTTTGTGTTTGCACTTTGCTGTGCCAATGACATAATTATTTTTAAGGTCTAAAAATACAAAGGGAATATGttaggtatttaaaaaaatattagcCGAAGATTATACGCAACATAACGTTTTAAGTTAATGGCATATGGAAGTTTCTGAAAGCTTTTCTCTATCCTTTAACATGTTTATTACAGTATAGTTAGTTAATAGTAAAGGACAGCTGTATAGTCAGgttgcagagtttttttttaactttaatctCAGCTGCTAACAGGATGACACCAGTGATGATTTTCAGTCATCAGATATGGCTGAAACAAGTTAGTGGATGAAGTGTTGAACCACTGCACAGAGTAGCAAAGAGAAAGGTAATGTTTCCTTCTGTGTGTCCATTAGAATATGCTGCACACGTCCTGATTACAAAACTCCAAGATATCTGTTGCAaggaaaataatgtaaacattagCATTATTAACAAGTGTGAGGGTTAGTTTGATTATATCTTTGACATTAAAGCAAGTGTATTTGATTACAGTCATACCAGAGCGTGTGCAGTTGAAGGCAGTTTCTGTGTGACTGTAAAATTCCTCTCCAAGGATGGAGCGGTAGTCCATGTGGCTTGTGTGCACAAAACACTGAGTTGCGTCTTTGAACAGCAGGTCACTTTCTCCATATTGCTGAGACTCAAAGAGCTTGAACTCTGCGTTTGGGTTGGCTGTCAAAGTTTCCTATACAGGTCggacaaaaagttattttacttttgatactttaaaagAACATCACTTAtgtactttacatttttgacgcagaactgttactttaaaaactaTTTCTACAGTGTGTTATTACTACTTTGACTTTAAGGAATATTATGTTGTATTTTCCTAGAGGAAGCTACAAAAATGGCGGTCACCGtgctgaaaaaacacaaatgtgatgAGGCAAAATACCAAATTGACAAAGCTTGTTCCATAATGAGAGCAAATACTGGTATCAAATGTCTGGTCAGACCAGATTATTCCCGATTTAAATCAGAATTGTGCTCATTGTAGACTTTAGATTTTACTCAGGAAAGTATCTTATGGGGCTGCTTGTTTTTAGACAACTTACACATCTaagaaatttatctttttttgttattatttgtgtCTATATTTCTCGAAGTAAAGCATTAAACTGTGACATGAAATAACCCTGTCCTAAATGAAATGGTAAGGACTGTTGAATTTTCCGTGAGGTGAACCAGAGAAAGGCACCATGAAGACTTTTATATCATCTGTCCCGAGAAGGGTTTACTGTAAGTGGTGGAGCTGCTGCTAAGCCACAGTGCGAGCGCAATTGAAATATACGCTATTCTTGACAACTTCAAGAGGCAGCAGCGTTCTACACAGTGTGAACAAGGaaaactgatttaaaacactagcaattattaaaaaaaaacaatcttttcacATAAGCTGACCTGTGACTTCATGAGGAAGTCATACACTCGTGCAGTGAGCACCGGCCGTGTCATGATGATGTTCGGTGGGATTTCTCCAAGGTTACAGCTCTCCCACTCGGACAACGGGGCCCGACGACCATCACTGCACAGCAGCTCATAGTCTGATGACGTCCACCCCTGTGCCCAACCGGTGGAACTCAAACCTGAAGTACAACATGACAAAAGTACAATGTAACATAATAAACAAACAGTATATttagcatctgtgtgtgtgtgtgtgtgtgtgtgtggggggggtcaAACTTCATCTTGAATAATCTCACTGAGGATGTTGGCAAAAAGGTTGTGTTGCTCGAGGAAGGCCACGTCACCGTAGCTTTTACCACTGGGATCTCCGACCAGACACCTATGAATAATCAGTAAAGCATTAAAGGTTCAGTTCAaacaaattatgttaaaaacaaacatatttttcactttgtcatAGTAGCATCCACCTGCACAAGTAGTTCTGATTTTGTTTGCCCAAGGTTTGAGATATTGGTCTCTAAACATTTAGCCACCACTCAAATACAATAGGGCTGaaggcagattaaaaaaaaaacaacaaaaaaaacagagcaccATAAACTTAATTCCATGGACATCAATTGTATTGGGGTGACGGCAAATCTGAAAAACTATCTTAATGGCTGTATAATACAAAAGACAAGTTAGATTATGTGCGTTTTTAATGCTCCACACCAGCAATCACAGATGAACAGAAAGCTCTGGTTTAGGTAGTAAAGCCACTGTGCGTACCTTAAAGCGCCCATGTTGCCATAGTAACGTTCATTGTGGTTGTCAGCGCAGCGTTTGGTGGCAGCCTCCCCTGTGCCCCCCAGACACACTTTACACAGATTCCCCTGAGAGCCAGGTAGGCAACCTTTCCAAAACACGTCGTTGTACACTGAGGAAACACAAAGTGGGATAACTGCAGCTGCACTGTGTGTGAAGCTTCGTGCAATAATaagtttaaaatgcaaacagcGGAAAGTGTaaagtagtgatggccaaatgaagctttgtgaaccggTGGAAacaaagacactggttcacgaagcttcatttgaccatcactagtGTAAAGGTCAAGCGGTCACAGCTCACAGAGAAGAGATATCACATGGACGGCTATATGAAGCAGAAGTCTGGTTCAACAAAGCTTTTTATGCAGCTCCACATGAATGATTTGATACAGTACCTTGGTTTGGATCACAGGGGGAGCTGCTGTTATGCTCCAGGCTTAACGTGTGTCTGTATGGCAGCAGCCAGCCTGCCGGACTGTACATGTGGCCGTGACAGGAGCGCCGGCCTCCGAGGTTCCCaatgaatatgtttttgttgGAGCGCTTTGCCACGGCCACACCCACCACTGAGGGCAACACTGAGGAGGGAGACGGCagcatattttaatgttaagaCAACAATCATATCAGCTACCTATAATATTGCACGTTGTTCGTTTACTGTGCTGTCGTACCGTCGGTCTCTAAGTGGGTTGATCCCTCAGCAGGAACACATTTTTCTCCTGAGAGTCCAAGAGAACATAGGAAACAGTTTTTCTTAAGTAAATGAAGACTAGGACTGCAGCTAATGTAATGATAATGTACCTATAATGTATTATACCGACAAACCTGGGAGAATATTGCCCTTAACTGCAGAAACATATGCCTTTTTTGAAATTTAAGTGCTGCAGGCAGATGTAATGATAATGTACCTATAATATATTATACTGACAAACCTGGGAGAATTTTGCCCTTAACTACAGTAACATATGcctttttttgaaatttaagTGCTGCAGGCAGAAAGGCCTAAAATACCTTTGACTGATGATCAGATTTACCTCAATTACAACATCTTAATGATGAAAAGAATAACATTCTCCACAACACTGCAACAGTACAAGTAACAGAAACTATGGGGAAGTTGGGTTTTGTATATTTACATTAATCATTTGTTTATTgtaagatttttatttttttatattaacctgttgctcttttctttaaatttctatGCACTTGagttaaataatttattatcATATCTTTTATCATCATGGGCGGTCAAGGCTTCTCCAATTTGTTACAATGGCTGTTATTTGAACGTTGCCTTTGTGTTATTCTTATTTGtacaaattcaaatgaaaatagtaggaataaaataaaataaaataaaataaaatgacggCCATCACATTTTACCAGGGCCCATGGTAACGTCTtcaaattgcatgttttgtccaaccaacagtccaacaCTTATAATTATTCAATTGAGTTGGAGTTTTTGCTTCATAAATGCCTTTGGGAGGCACCAACTTTGGGAGTAACCTCTTCGCTGTGAGTGAATATAttttatgaatgtaaataatACCATAATATTCTGTAACCACGGGGACAAGGCCACATTTTCCTGCGATGAAAGAGTGAGTTGCATCCAGCGAGACGGCATCCACCTCGTCCCTCTGTAGAGAGAGTTCACAGGTGTTTGCAACTttaattaagttgtttttcacGTGTGATAAAACTTTAATATCCCCAAATCCTGTGATTCATACTACTTACCTTAATTTTCTCGATACAGTCGCGCAATGAGACGGCTCTGACACATACCAGCGGGTCTGACTTTATACTTAGAGCCCACTGCTCACATTTCTTCTGCTCCGCCTGGCTAATACAGCACCAACGCACAACACTGTCCTCCAGTGAACTTCCTGAACACATACAGGTTCCGTGAGGTCATAAAATCACAGCCAGTCtgtttcaaatataaaaatgaacaatgtgGGTAGGCACCTTCATGTCCGAGACCTTTGAGGAGTGCCACATAATCGAGCCCCAGCACCTGACTGACATCCATATTATCTGGCAGAAAAGCTAGTTTATCTGTCACATCTTTGAAGAGAAGGTCGTTTTCTCCAAAAGAAGATGAGTTGAAGAGATGGAAGCGCTGCCTCTTTCTTCCTTGTTTGCCAAACAGCATCTAAACAACAATAGAAATGAATCCTTTAAGAGACTTGTACTCTGGTACTATGGACATGTAGCAGGGAAACAAAGTGTGTGATGTTTGTGGGCAAAAGTGGGAAAACGattgaacaaaagaaaagtaCCTGCACCATCATGAGAAATTTGTGAGCAATCTTGCGAAAGTTAAATCTGGTGACCACGCTGCCTCCTGGACCCCGTCCCAGATTACAGTTTCTGTAGTGGCTGAGAGGAGCTTGTGTGCCGTCTGTGCACAGTAACCTGAACTCATCTCTATCACTATCTGAGagcacaaaaagataaaaaaaaagaaagctgatGTTACAATCCAGCAAACAGGATGTTAATAACCTGTTTTGTTctaaatagatagatagctagatagatatttattgatccccaaaaaagggaaattacagtgttacagcagcacacaaaatatacatacatacaatatacatgaaataataataataataataataataacaaaatataagaatacaatataagaatataaaaatatgttttactgaactgattttaaaatgaatgttatttaatatgaattgtaaaaaagaagaaacggTTGTAATGTTTTCATACAAGACATAGTGATCTTGAAATTGGCGATGTTT
The Etheostoma cragini isolate CJK2018 chromosome 4, CSU_Ecrag_1.0, whole genome shotgun sequence genome window above contains:
- the sirt4 gene encoding NAD-dependent protein lipoamidase sirtuin-4, mitochondrial, encoding MRLPRRILTMHTAPVRRASSVPAGMVSFVPACSTTDAHSLELLQDFVSRARRMFVVSGAGLSTESGIPDYRSEGVGLYARTDRRPMQYAEFVRSAKSRQRYWARNFLGWPQFSTHQPNSAHKALQQWEERGKLHWLVTQNVDALHSKAGQKRLTELHGCAHRVMCLGCGVVSAREELQNRFVALNPDWRAQAGGVAPDGDVFIEDEQVLHFRVPSCEQCGGILKPEVTFFGDSVNKATVQFVHDRLGESDAVLVVGSSLQVYSGYRFLLAARDLKISVAILNIGPTRADHLAELKVSGRCGDVLSVIQPL
- the zgc:172271 gene encoding melanotransferrin: MQGLYGVLLVFIFVCCIRAKKTRWCTVSDPEQRKCAELAKALVAVLPPADVAAFARLSCIRASSTTDCIDRIRANRADIVTLDAGEVYSAVKQFGLVAIAKEIYIDGGCILSVAVVRNLSLDIRSLRGQRSCHSGVRWTAGWSLPLGFLLSRNYLSWSKEQPLSQEVSTFFSASCVPGAVAMASPLCALCQGQKSYIRQKNYHCETSHSEPFYNSQGALRCLRSGTGDVAFVDHLALESIEDSDRDEFRLLCTDGTQAPLSHYRNCNLGRGPGGSVVTRFNFRKIAHKFLMMVQMLFGKQGRKRQRFHLFNSSSFGENDLLFKDVTDKLAFLPDNMDVSQVLGLDYVALLKGLGHEGSSLEDSVVRWCCISQAEQKKCEQWALSIKSDPLVCVRAVSLRDCIEKIKRDEVDAVSLDATHSFIAGKCGLVPVVTEYYGEKCVPAEGSTHLETDVLPSVVGVAVAKRSNKNIFIGNLGGRRSCHGHMYSPAGWLLPYRHTLSLEHNSSSPCDPNQVYNDVFWKGCLPGSQGNLCKVCLGGTGEAATKRCADNHNERYYGNMGALRCLVGDPSGKSYGDVAFLEQHNLFANILSLSSTGWAQGWTSSDYELLCSDGRRAPLSEWESCNLGEIPPNIIMTRPVLTARVYDFLMKSQETLTANPNAEFKLFESQQYGESDLLFKDATQCFVHTSHMDYRSILGEEFYSHTETAFNCTRSDILEFCNQDVCSIF